Genomic window (Candidatus Neomarinimicrobiota bacterium):
AATCTGAAGAATACGAATGGAGAAGAGGTCAGTCTCACCGGATTGAAGGGAAAGAGAGTGATCCTTTATTTCTATCCTAAAGACGATACGCCCGGATGTACGGTCGAGGCGTGCAATTTTAGAGACGACTATGATCTTTATCAGGAGAAAGACGCTGTGATTCTCGGTGTAAGCCGGGACGGAGAGGAATCTCACAAAAAGTTTACCGAAAAGTTCGATCTCCCTTTCACGCTCCTTTCTGATGAAGATCATTCGGTGGCGGAGAAGTACGGAGCGTGGGGGGAGAAGAGCATGTACGGCAGGAAGTATATGGGCATATTCCGCAATACCTACGTGATCGACGCCGAAGGGAAAATTGAAATGATCTATGAAAAGGTGAAACCTAAAGATCACAGCAAGGAGATCCTTGAA
Coding sequences:
- the bcp gene encoding thioredoxin-dependent thiol peroxidase; amino-acid sequence: MALKIGDKAPDFNLKNTNGEEVSLTGLKGKRVILYFYPKDDTPGCTVEACNFRDDYDLYQEKDAVILGVSRDGEESHKKFTEKFDLPFTLLSDEDHSVAEKYGAWGEKSMYGRKYMGIFRNTYVIDAEGKIEMIYEKVKPKDHSKEILELIK